The proteins below are encoded in one region of Myxocyprinus asiaticus isolate MX2 ecotype Aquarium Trade chromosome 13, UBuf_Myxa_2, whole genome shotgun sequence:
- the LOC127450028 gene encoding beta-1,4-mannosyl-glycoprotein 4-beta-N-acetylglucosaminyltransferase-like — translation MGRSHMSARMRVRMYKVFLLCLLGFCVISFLHYYKALQNIPLLQELSSTSSHLKTLKLVSGFFWNVPDTEFLSHHNNHKHDYLKGFLEAKVILPDDTFQNGDLHERTFILHDDSTPFFIQTKSGAMCFQKGTKMSDTASQRSILQQQHHQHDSINEGKKGVKCACRQGWHGPHCGIPTIVQHSDLSTKSKLMPRKVPRRVINAININHEFDLLHARFHELADVVDVFFVCESNFTAYGDPRPLYFRQLILNGTFDYIKHKILYIFLDHFPNGGRSDGWITDDYLRTYLTKNGMSRIQGLKADDVFIIDDADEIPARDGILFLKLYDGWTEPVGIHMRKSLYGFYWRQFGTLNVLSGCTAAMLLMVYKGDGILLRRRSYYTMSGFREYENFTGRILVPWAIGSPVHYAGWHCSWCFKPEGIYYKLISAQNGDFPRWGDYKEKQNLSYIQELIRTGGWFDGTVPDYPPTDPKEHMYAPKYLLDNYEKYGYLLKNAYTKEKG, via the exons GATGAGAGTAAGGATGTATAAGGTCTTCCTGTTGTGCTTGCTAGGGTTCTGTGTCATTTCCTTTCTACATTATTACAAAGCCCTGCAAAATATTCCACTGCTTCAAGAGCTCTCTTCAACCTCTTCACACCTAAAGACACTGAAGTTGGTCAGCGGTTTCTTCTGGAATGTGCCGGATACTGAATTCTTGTCCCATCATAACAATCACAAACACGACTATCTTAAG GGCTTCCTTGAAGCAAAAGTGATTCTGCCAGATGACACTTTTCAAAATGGTGACCTTCATGAACGTACCTTTATCCTCCATGATGATTCCACACCCTTTTTCATCCAAACCAAATCTGGAGCAATGTGCTTCCAGAAGGGGACTAAAATGTCTGACACTGCGTCTCAACGTTCGATACTGCAGCAGCAGCATCATCAACATGATTCGATCAATGAAGGCAAGAAAGGGGTTAAGTGCGCCTGCCGCCAAGGCTGGCACGGGCCACACTGTGGTATACCTACAATCGTGCAACATTCAGATCTCTCAACCAAGTCAAAATTAATGCCCAGAAAAGTTCCACGGCGAGTCATCAATGCCATCAACATTAACCACGAATTTGACCTTCTACACGCTCGATTCCACGAACTTGCTGATGTTGtggatgtgttttttgtttgcgAATCCAATTTTACTGCATACGGCGACCCGAGACCTCTTTATTTCCGGCAGCTGATCCTCAATGGAACGTTCGATTACATTAAGCATAAGATCCTTTACATTTTTCTTGACCATTTTCCGAATGGTGGTCGTTCAGATGGCTGGATCACTGATGATTATCTACGAACGTATTTGACAAAAAACGGAATGTCGCGCATTCAGGGCTTGAAAGCGGACGATGTTTTCATTATAGACGATGCGGATGAAATTCCAGCACGCGATGGAATCCTTTTCCTCAAACTCTACGATGGCTGGACCGAACCAGTTGGGATCCACATGCGGAAATCTCTGTATGGATTTTACTGGAGGCAATTCGGAACGCTGAACGTCTTGTCAGGTTGCACGGCAGCTATGCTTTTAATGGTTTATAAGGGCGATGGAATTCTTCTTCGACGGCGGTCCTATTACACAATGTCGGGATTCCGGGAGTATGAGAACTTTACGGGACGTATTCTGGTACCGTGGGCCATCGGAAGCCCCGTTCACTATGCTGGATGGCACTGTTCCTGGTGTTTCAAACCAGAGGGGATTTATTACAAACTTATATCAGCCCAGAATGGAGACTTCCCACGTTGGGGtgattacaaagaaaaacaaaatctaaGTTACATTCAAGAGTTAATACGAACTGGGGGTTGGTTTGATGGGACAGTACCAGACTACCCACCTACAGACCCCAAAGAACATATGTATGCTCCAAAATACCTACTGGACAATTATGAAAAATATGGATACTTGCTGAAGAACGCATACACAAAAgagaaaggttaa
- the LOC127450045 gene encoding complement C1q tumor necrosis factor-related protein 6-like gives MFGSLLPTCLLLHLAVSIPQPPCRRCCDSIQRLDDAGTLTESMPAMPEVRTYINMTILKGDKGDRGERGTPGKPGLEGSLGPQGDEGPKGAKGQAGPPGDACKSQHSAFSVGRRKSLHSVDNYQALIFDTIFVNSPEHFDMFSGKYRCHIPGIYYFNVNIHTWNFKETYLHIMHNDSEKAIIYAQPSDRSIMQSQSVMLSLQEGDEVWVRLYKRERENAIYSDNVDIYITFNGYLIKPETE, from the exons ATGTTTGGGTCCCTCTTGCCTACCTGTTTACTTCTTCACCTGGCAGTCTCTATACCTCAGCCACCCTGCCGTCGATGCTGTGACAGCATCCAACGACTAGATGATGCTGGAACCCTTACAGAAAGCATGCCTGCAATGCCTGAAGTCCGCACATACATCAACATGACCATTCTCAAAG GGGACAAGGGTGACCGTGGAGAAAGAGGAACTCCTGGAAAGCCTGGGCTCGAGGGTTCTCTGGGACCACAAGGGGATGAGGGTCCCAAAGGAGCTAAGGGACAAGCTGGACCTCCAGGTGACGCCTGCAAGTCCCAGCATTCTGCTTTCTCTGTGGGCCGACGGAAGTCTCTTCACAGCGTTGACAACTATCAGGCGTTGATTTTTGACACCATCTTCGTAAACTCCCCCGAACACTTCGACATGTTTTCCGGGAAGTACCGTTGCCACATACCGGGCATTTACTACTTCAATGTAAACATCCACACATGGAACTTTAAGGAGACGTACCTGCACATCATGCACAATGACAGCGAGAAGGCGATCATTTATGCTCAGCCGAGTGACCGCTCCATCATGCAGAGTCAGAGCGTGATGTTGTCTCTGCAGGAGGGCGATGAGGTTTGGGTCCGCCTCTACAAACGCGAGCGCGAGAACGCCATATATAGCGACAATGTGGATATTTACATTACCTTTAATGGATACCTCATCAAACCAGAAACTGAGTGA